In Stieleria varia, one genomic interval encodes:
- a CDS encoding RNA polymerase sigma factor: MSETIDDERPNQLDIQVWYRKVFALCQTKLISASDSEDATQETFLRAISKWHELRSGAALSGWLRQIARNVCVDMIRRQQVRRTDGTDVETISEVNDVDGVVRSETGDQLMTFINELPEAHREIVLLHYYENMTYDDIAEWLGVARSTVNERLSKARNTLRNRLAATEIKS; the protein is encoded by the coding sequence GTGTCTGAAACCATCGATGACGAACGTCCCAACCAGTTGGATATCCAAGTTTGGTATCGGAAGGTGTTTGCGCTGTGCCAGACGAAATTGATTTCAGCCAGTGACAGCGAAGACGCTACTCAGGAAACGTTCCTGCGCGCGATATCAAAATGGCACGAACTGAGATCCGGTGCGGCGTTGTCTGGATGGTTGCGACAGATTGCCCGGAATGTTTGTGTCGACATGATCCGCAGACAGCAGGTGCGCAGAACGGATGGCACCGATGTCGAAACCATTTCGGAAGTCAATGATGTTGACGGCGTCGTCCGGAGCGAAACCGGGGACCAATTGATGACTTTTATCAACGAATTGCCCGAAGCACATCGTGAAATCGTCTTGTTGCATTATTACGAGAACATGACCTACGACGACATCGCCGAATGGCTGGGCGTGGCCAGATCGACGGTCAACGAGCGTCTAAGCAAGGCTCGCAACACGCTCCGAAATCGGCTGGCGGCGACGGAGATCAAGTCATGA
- a CDS encoding anti-sigma factor family protein, with the protein MTACDEIRSLLSAMIDNELTAEQMTRASDHLRQCSACQREWQSLKSLDAQLRERLVLTGVNGKSIVEKFDNLRSGDSSADDDLRSRSPLGAKRPSTATPVSTATPPFAEKRNIRKTLLVVVAMAASLVGLLALRDQFAWISPVMPQQNAEVDSLETPSSRVVARLVRATGVVEMQLQGSSRWDSVMTTPETPLVQGCRLRTGDSVLCEIETADRAKIRLNETGEVVFRDAGEIELIKGQLWCLASERSGIEIDLSVESKPVPQIASFTCPSESEFQCHTSDQGASCDSVSLDNSLAEMSYGAETCLIEPGETVSINEQRRIARTPNGSVDAKIWQLPLLAVGESIDGELRSALNRLLAPIGMTKVRHMNEEQIRRLGPAGAIPLLAYAVTETGADNLRLRQTAVSLAHDFADQRSIELLKRLAADPDSVISSQAERTLQRISQSLQ; encoded by the coding sequence ATGACGGCCTGCGATGAGATTCGGTCATTGCTGAGCGCCATGATCGACAACGAATTGACCGCGGAACAGATGACACGGGCCAGCGATCATCTGCGTCAATGTTCTGCATGCCAAAGGGAATGGCAGTCCTTGAAATCGCTCGACGCACAGCTCCGCGAAAGATTGGTGCTGACTGGCGTTAACGGCAAATCGATTGTCGAAAAATTCGACAACCTACGCTCTGGTGATTCATCTGCGGATGACGATTTGAGGTCGCGGAGTCCGCTGGGTGCCAAGCGACCATCAACCGCAACGCCGGTATCGACCGCCACACCGCCTTTCGCAGAGAAACGCAATATTCGTAAAACATTGTTGGTGGTCGTCGCGATGGCTGCTTCACTGGTCGGTCTTCTTGCACTGCGTGATCAATTCGCGTGGATCTCGCCTGTGATGCCGCAGCAGAACGCCGAAGTCGACTCACTCGAGACCCCATCGTCGCGCGTCGTCGCGAGGTTGGTCCGCGCTACCGGTGTGGTTGAAATGCAGTTGCAAGGTAGTTCCCGATGGGATTCGGTGATGACCACGCCAGAAACGCCGCTCGTTCAGGGATGCCGACTGCGGACCGGCGACTCCGTCCTTTGCGAGATTGAGACGGCCGATCGTGCGAAGATTCGATTGAACGAAACTGGAGAAGTCGTGTTTCGAGATGCCGGAGAAATCGAATTGATCAAGGGGCAATTGTGGTGCTTGGCCTCGGAGCGTTCCGGAATCGAAATTGATCTGTCCGTTGAAAGCAAGCCGGTTCCTCAGATAGCGTCGTTTACCTGTCCGAGCGAATCGGAGTTTCAATGCCACACTAGTGATCAGGGAGCCTCGTGTGACTCAGTCTCGCTGGACAATTCGCTGGCCGAGATGTCCTATGGCGCTGAAACATGTCTGATTGAACCGGGGGAAACCGTCTCGATTAACGAGCAACGCCGAATCGCGAGGACTCCAAACGGAAGTGTGGACGCAAAGATTTGGCAGCTTCCTTTGTTGGCGGTCGGCGAATCGATTGACGGAGAACTGAGGTCCGCCCTGAATCGGCTTTTGGCGCCGATCGGGATGACCAAGGTGCGACATATGAACGAAGAACAGATTCGTCGACTGGGGCCGGCGGGGGCGATTCCGTTACTCGCATACGCCGTAACCGAAACCGGTGCCGATAATTTGCGTTTGAGGCAGACTGCGGTTTCATTGGCACACGACTTTGCCGATCAACGCTCGATCGAGTTACTCAAAAGATTGGCCGCCGATCCAGACAGCGTGATTTCCAGTCAGGCCGAACGAACATTGCAGCGGATTTCCCAATCATTGCAGTAG